In the genome of Candidatus Borreliella tachyglossi, one region contains:
- a CDS encoding plasmid maintenance protein, with the protein MIEKKISQMPFNKVVDRRLKVFWTIQQLQHNYFKNKKRYSLRNVVMMVNSILEKKGFKKVTKRTIQSDIKNFEQLRLLKIKFKPLGKNNGSFTYYIINKSLEKIASKIISKTYFMKKQKNIDQALSNTTKRNKLKEQNQKFKISPQIFSPLLSRTKSKYYNKNSVSKNFKNGEENLEKSILQKFKGIKKKDLDEMKSIVKTQVSYKNTLWNIKDFMEELKEYEERAAINFFKITLKCKKNKIWFMSKKSIKSDFNTIIGKFKDKNKTKIQKIYQGQRQVQRLKMNYIDNPNEIKKASELISNIMNIKSIISN; encoded by the coding sequence ATGATCGAAAAAAAAATCAGTCAGATGCCATTTAATAAAGTAGTAGATCGAAGATTAAAGGTGTTTTGGACAATTCAACAGCTACAACACAATTACTTTAAAAATAAAAAAAGGTATTCCTTAAGAAACGTTGTGATGATGGTAAATTCAATTTTAGAGAAAAAAGGCTTCAAAAAAGTAACAAAAAGAACTATTCAGAGTGATATTAAAAATTTTGAGCAACTTAGACTGCTCAAAATCAAGTTTAAGCCACTTGGAAAAAACAACGGAAGTTTTACTTACTATATAATCAACAAATCACTTGAAAAAATAGCTAGTAAAATAATAAGTAAAACTTACTTTATGAAAAAGCAGAAAAATATAGACCAAGCACTTAGCAATACTACTAAAAGAAATAAATTGAAAGAGCAAAACCAGAAATTTAAAATTTCACCTCAGATATTTTCACCCCTTTTAAGTAGAACAAAAAGTAAATATTATAATAAGAATTCTGTATCAAAAAATTTCAAAAATGGAGAAGAAAATTTAGAGAAGTCCATACTACAAAAATTCAAAGGAATAAAAAAGAAAGATTTAGATGAAATGAAAAGCATTGTAAAAACCCAGGTGAGTTACAAAAATACGCTCTGGAATATCAAGGATTTTATGGAAGAATTAAAAGAATATGAAGAACGCGCAGCAATAAACTTTTTTAAAATCACACTCAAATGCAAGAAAAATAAAATATGGTTTATGTCGAAAAAGAGCATCAAGTCAGACTTCAACACGATAATCGGGAAATTTAAAGACAAAAACAAAACAAAGATACAAAAGATATACCAAGGTCAGAGGCAGGTACAAAGATTAAAGATGAATTACATAGACAATCCAAATGAAATAAAGAAAGCGAGCGAGTTAATATCGAATATTATGAATATAAAATCAATAATTTCTAATTAG